Genomic window (Xenopus laevis strain J_2021 chromosome 3S, Xenopus_laevis_v10.1, whole genome shotgun sequence):
TCTTCTCAAGCTCCTGCTGGCTGGTCCCCAAGGGAGCCTCTGACTCTGGTTTCTTCTCAACCGCCTCTTTTTGTGTATCACTTCTCCGTTGAAAATCTACTTTCTGCTTAACTGGTCCTTCTTGTATAATTATCCCCCAATGACCGTCACTTTTTTCCACGCCCCGCTGTAAGTCTGGCTTCCTGTCAACAACTATCCCTTCTGATTTTTTGGGCTCAACTTCTCTCTCATCTTCCATTCTGCTTGAGACAAATCCCTTGGTACCCCCAACCAAAGTTTCACAAGCTCTTGCGATGTCCTCCAGAATGTCAGTCTCTGTCCGTACCCCTGTCCGTTTCTCGGTTATCCCTTGAGCCTCTGAGGTAGGAACTGCCCCAACTTTTGTCCTCGGCTTGGTGTCCCAGGCCAGGTGTGAGGTAGTTTGCGTAGCGTATGGGTCAACATTACGCTTGCTCACCATAGCACCAGTAAAGTATGTGGGGTTTCCTGTGGACTTCACCCCAGAGCCACCTCGGTAGCAATACTTCTGCCCCTCTAAAACATTTGCAAGTGATTTCAGAACACTGTTCCCCCTGTGTTGTGCAGCCTCCTTACTTCCTTCTTGCTCCAGCATTGGTTTCTTAGGCCCGTGATAGGGGAACATTTCACTTGGCCTGACTTCTGCTGTTTTGGCATTTGGCAAGGGATTTTTCACAACAGTGGTCTGATTTGAGCTCACTAGGTGGGATGCAGGCATGGTCTCTGCTGGTGGACTGCTGGATGAAGTGGTGGAGGAACGATCATCCTTTCCACTAGAATGCCCAACCCCCTCCTCTTCCTTTTCTATTGACTCATCAAGCATTTTCATGATGTCATCAAGCCCGTCTGGTAATATTTTTGCAAACTCTGCGGCTTCCTCAAAGGGCTCATGCAACTGCCCTCCGGGAAACTCAAAGAGCTGATTGCATCCAGTGGGTTGCTCCTTCCCCTGTCCACACACTACTGTTCTCTCAGAGAAGGCCGCATTTGGACTTAGTGGCCTGCGAGTCAGGATAGGCATTGGCTTCGCTGGTAATGCAACCGAGTCTGGCACCGGGAGGCTTCCTGAGGTATCTTTATGGTGGGAGGCCAAAGAGGGGCAGAAAGATTTGTCCTCACTTTCGGGTGATCCCTTCCCACCAGAAAAGCTGCCCTCAGCTCTAGAGAGTCCGTGGCTTGATTGTTTGCCTCCAACATCCAGCTCTGGGATCAATAGATGCTTTCTAACGTCCTGTTCTATCTCCTTCTTTGGGGCAATTAACCCAGATTCATCCACCTTTTGCAGTACATGATCCAGGCTTCCAGGCTGGTAGGCCTCAGACGTGGCTTTGCTGGTGGTAATGCCCTGAGTTTGGTGCTTGTAGACATTGCCCTCTCTTTGAGTGTCACAGGATGGGTAATACCCTTCCTGTTTAACCTTTGTAGGTCCATCTCCAAACAGAATTTCCTCCAGTGGGTCTCCCTTCTTCATCTCCTCTTTGGCTGTTGGGTGCAGCCATCCCTGttgcagtggaggaggaggagggcggGTGACAGCTGGTAGCTGGCGTTGACAAATAGTTTGTGGGGGGTCCAGCTGTTCCACAAGAGGAAGGCAGATTCTAGATGGGCTGTCTGCAGAATTCTGGTAGCGATCAGAGGACTAGAAAGAGATGGAAAGAGAAAGTCAGGGATACCCGGAGAGGTCGGAAAGAGCAGGGTATTGCACAGCGCACCTTAAGGTACTTACGGAGGCAAGATCATTCCTCAGGGTATTGGGTGGAGTGACGCGGGGTCTTCTCTGATCGTAAGGCACATGGAGAGGGGGAGGTGCTGGGGGGATGACCTCTGCAGACCTCTGCCCCCGAGCCTCACTAAGGTCACTTGGAGGGCGGGGCTGCTGGTGAAGTGGCGGTGGATTAGGAAGAGGGCGTGGAGGACAATACGGTGGGTAAGGAGACGTGTGGGGAGTTCGGGATTCCTGTAAACAAAGTAAAACGCGTGAGTAGAGGGAGGTCTTTCCCTTCTGTATGGCCCAGccctcctctctctcctccccaGTAAGACTATCCACCCCCTAATGGCTTCCCTCCTCCTCACCTGCCGCTCCCTGTGTTCAGCCCAGGACACATGGGTGAGGGGATTCCAAACATTGGGCTTCACAGGTGCCTGATGGTACAAACTCCCAGAAGCCCCTGAGGCTGGAGGAGAGTGCAGGCCAAGGTTCCCCCTCCTTTGCTAGAGggaggggaaagatgggggttaAGCTTTGGAAACCTACAGGTGCCAATCTTCCCGAGCCCGTCATCCCCACCCAAATCCCACCCGGACACGGAGCTTTCCTAGTGGGTCCCACCTGGTCAGGGCTCCTGCTCCTCCTCCGTTTCATTGGCTGTTCCTCCCCTCCATGGGGATTGTGGGGGCTCAGCTGGAGTGTTGTAGGGTCTGAGGGGGGCACAGGGCGCTTCAGCTGTGGGGGGCACCTTTTAGCTACAAAATGTCTCTTTTGCTGCAAACACATAGCACAGAAATAGCATGAAGTAAAGATCTAGACTAGAGCATATTACACTGATCTCCTGCTCTATATAATAGTACTGAGTATCCATACACTGATCGTGATCTCCTGCTCTATATAATAGTACTGAGTATCCATACACTGATCGTGATCTCCTGCTCTATATAAtagtactgagtatctatacacTGATCGTGATCTCCTGCTCTATATAATAGTACTGAGTATCCATACACTGATCGTGATCTCCTGCTCTATATAATAGTACTGAGTATCCATACACTGATCGTGATCTCCTGCTCTATATAAtagtactgagtatctatacacTGATCGTGATCTCCTGCTCTATATAATAGTACTGAGTATCCATACACTGATCGTGATCTCCTGCTCTATATAAtagtactgagtatctatacacTGATAGTGATCTCCTGCTCTATATAATAGTACTGAGTATCCATACACTGATAGTGATCTCCTGCTCTATATAATAGTACTGAGTATCCATACACTGATAGTGATCTCCTGCTCTATATAATAGTACTGAGTATCCATACACTGATAGTGATCTCCTGCTCTATATAATAGTACTGAGTATCCATACACTGATAGTGATCTCCTGCTCTATATAAtagtactgagtatctatacacTGATAGTGATCTCCTGCTCTATATAATAGTACTGAGTATCCATACACTGATAGTGATCTCCTGCTCTATATAATAGTACTGAGTATGGACACATGGATAAGATACAAATTATTTGCCTCACCTCATGTTGCATAAGGTCCCAGACTTGTTGCAGAGGGGGTAGAGATTTGGGCCGATGATGGGGGGTCGCGTGCATGTTCCACATGTGAGCCTGAAATAGAAAAGGTACAAGAATGATCAATAGGTAGGTGAGGGGGTAGGTGGGAGGGGTAGATAAAAGAGTAGGTGGAGGGGTAGAAGAGGCACGTGGGAGAGTGGGGGGGTGTGTAGAATTCTCTCTCACCTGTTGAAGTCGGGAGATGTGGGCGCCGAGCTCGTAGCCGCCATGATATCGAGCAGCCGACTGATAGCAGCGAATGGCCTCCTCCCAGTCCTGTTCCGACTCATACATGTGACCCAGCTGCTCCCACACGGGGGGTTGTTGCTCGTCCCTCAGTAGAGTTTGAACACACGAGTGCAGCCGCTCTAACTTGCCTATACGGGGGCCAGGGGGGGAGCTGGGGGCAAGAGAAACGAGAGGTAGGATACAGGTGCATGCTGGGAAGAACTCTGTATATAAGGCTGACTCGCTGCACGGCATTGTGGGTAACCTGAATGTAGAACCACAAGGCAGTAACCATGGCAACCACACAGCTCCACTCACTCACCTGATTGGATAATAAGCTTTGCTGGGATGgttagtcacatgactggagggcAAGTAAGGGGGCAGCGGAGACTGGTTCATGTTTGAGGAACATCTGAGAGGAAAAGGGACACAAATAATAATGATTAGGAGCCAATGTCTCCTGCACTCACACTCCACTCACACTCATATTCCACTCACACTCCACTCCCCCCACACTCATGCCACCTGCACCCCACTCACCTGCCCACGGGGGTCCATGGCCGGGGGTGGGGAGGGCTCCATGTTGGGTTGACTCCACTAATGAAGGGATCCCGGGGAAAGCGAGAGCCAAACTGATCCTGTGGGCGATACATccagcctggggggggggggacaacaaAGCTTTCAGGTTATTCACTTAATGAACTTgtgacttttatttattattatttattctctatttcttttGTTACTGAGTCTGAAGCTCCCACAGGCTCCCCATTGTGCTCATTGTAACAGGCGGGGGCCCGTGTGATGTCAGTGGGGGCCCGTGTGATGTCAGTGGGGGCCCGTGTGATGTCAGTGGGGGCTATAGGTCAGACAATTGAGGACAAAGTGATCCATTAAAGTCTCAGCAGGAGAATAGAAACAAGAGGTGGAGCTGCTTTATCTTCTCACTATAGAGACGGAGTCTTGGGACCAACATGGGGGGGTATTCTGGCCAAGACTCGAGGGACCTGGTGAATAAGTGACGCGAGTCacacacagcccccccccccgaacacTCACTCATTTGTTACTAATGACACTGACCGTCGGGGGAGGgactattattattttactgaCAGTGACAAAATAATGTCTACGTTTTGTGCCCCCGTCACTTCCTCCTCTTCATTCTCCTCCCCCCTCACTCACTCTCTCCCTATACCTGCCTCCAACTCACTCGCTTCCCCCAACTCACTCTCTTCCCCCTTTACCTGCCCCCAACTGACTTTCTTCCCCCAACACCTGCCCCCAACTCACTCTCTCCCTATAACTGCCTCCAACTCACTCGCTTCCCCCAACTCACTGTCTCCCCCAACTCACTCTCTTCCCCCAATACCTGCCTCCAACTCACTCTCTTGCCCCAACTCACTTTTCCCCCTTTACCTGCCCCCAACTGACTTTCTTCCCCAACACCTGCCCCCAACTCACTCTCTCCCTATACCTGCCTCCAACTTACTCTCTCCCCCCAACTCACTCTCTCCCCCATTACCTGCCCCTGTCTTTCTCACTCTCCCCCGATCCCTGCCCATCTTTGTCCCTGTCTGAAGCTGACTGCGTATGTTGCCAGTCACAATGTAGGGGGGTGAGTGATGAGGTGGGAATGAGAGAAATCTCTTTGTGACTCACCGTTGTTTCAGTGCAGGACGTGTCACAGGGCGACATACAGGAGCATGTTGTGTCCAATCAAGAGAAGAGGCTGGAAAACAATGGAGAAAGTAGAAAACGTAAAACTAAAAGTAACCAGCAGAGGTCACTGTTGAGCCGACATACACAAGGCAGAGTGTGAGTAGGAGGGAGAGGGAGTGTCTTTTATGAATGAACATTAGATACACGCTACATTAGTCCCTCCCCCTGTAGGGCGACACAcagacagatggggggggggggtgacacaGACACAGGACACACGTGGTCTCATGATGACACTGCTGGTTCtgcccacacacacactgactcACTGCTACTCATATTCAGACACAACAGCCGTTACTCAGTGTAGCAGAGACATGTGTCACACactactcactcactcacacacaacATTAACCCCCTAACGACACCCTCAGGCACCAATAACGTGAGTGTCACAGATCTGACTGCCACTTCCCTCCCACTCGTCTGTCCCACACTCCTCACTGACACAACTACTACACCCGCGGCACCACAACATCCGGCCAATCAGCTGCAGCCCTGCCaacccctcacacacacacacacacatacatacatttatatatatacacacacacatacatatatatatatatatatatatatatatatatatatatgtatgtatatatatatatatatatatatatatatatatatatatatatatatatatatatatatatatatatatatatatacagacacacacacatatatatatatatatatacacacactcacacacacacatatatatatatatatatatatacacactcacacacacacatatatatatatatatatatatatacacactcacacacagagGAGATACACAGAACCAGTAGGAGCAGTAGTTGCACCTGAGCACAAAAACACCAAGTTGTCCCTAATTCTCCCCACACACAGGGAGGGGCCACAATAGTGAGCAGTGAGGGGCTTCCCCTGTGCATCAGGCCGGGTATCCCCTCCCCCAGGAGGCGGGACTTACACACTCATCACTTTctgggaggaggaggaagaagaagaagagcgcAGCAGCTCAgtcacacagacaaacacacacaggggCCCAGCAAGAAAAGTGTAAAGCCGTTGGCATGAGGTGAGAGTGGGACGGGAGGAAGAGAGCGCACGtgtactcacactcacacaatgAGACAGACACACGAGACTCACACACAAtgacacagacactcacacaatgagacactcacacacaatgagacacacacacacaatgacagaCACTCACTCACACAATGAGACACTCACTCACACAATGAGACACTCACTCACACAATGAGACACTCACACACAATGAGACACTCACACACAATgagacactcacacacacaatGAGACACTCACACACAATGAGACACTCACACACAATGAGACACTCACACACAATGAGACACTCACACACAATGAGACACTCACACACAATGAGACACTCACACACAATGAGACACTCGCACAATGAGACACTCACACAATGAGACACTCACACAATGAGACACTCACACAATGAGACAGACACTCACACACAATGAGACACTCACACACAATGAGACACACACACGAGACACTCACACACAATGAGACACTCACACACAATGAGACACTCACACACAATGAGAGACACTCACACACAAtgagacagacacacacaatgAGACAAGCTGTGCTGTCACTCACCTCTCACACAAAATTAGCAGCAGTCTCACTGACTCCCAGTAGCTGAGCTCCCTCTCTTCCCACAACTGATCCTttaaacaactcccagcaaccagGGACTCCCAGCACTCTCGTCTCCAGTTCTCTGTTCTCTCAAGTCCTGAGCGCTCTCCTCTGGCTGGGAGTTTTGTTGCTCGTGTTCCCCCCATACCACACGCCAAGATCCGCCCCCTCCCGCACCTCCGCTGTCTCATGAAGAGCCaagtttaaagggacactgatgATGTCATTAACCCGTCAGACACGCCTATCCTGGGATTCCCTGGCCACGCCTCCACACCCCGCCTACAGCTCATTTAAGGTGGAACTGGCTAATTTAGATCAAGTCACTTAGAATAAGAGACAGCTCCAGTGTTGTGACCACCCTCACTTTCCCTACTGCAACTCCCAGGAACTCCCAACAGCTCCTCCCACTGCCCTTCTCTCTAGTCAACTAGAAGCATCAATAGAGACCAAGTGCAACAGGCTGTATGGCCTCCCTGCTCTGAGTcagcagagcttgcactctataGTCACAGGCTGTGGGCCCAGCAGATGCCGGACCTCCCCCCCCTTATACTCCATGTGACCGGAGCAAGTGATATGGGGGGGCAGGTAGGGGGTAAGATGGGGTGATACTGGGTGGGGGCAGATAATAAGGGAGAGGGGTGAGGGGGAGACATGACATCACAATCACGCAGCCATTCAGGATCGAGATGTTCTGTTCCTCAATGAGGGGGAGTCTGAGGGCGACAGACGCAAGGTAACCCCTCCTACACTCTTCTTCATTAACCCCATCCCTGCCACATCCCTCCCCAAAGACAAAGTATCACCCCCATAAACCCCATTCCTTGCACAGAGGATTGCACCCCAAGCCCCATTAACCCTTTATCTACTTAACAAAGTCATCACCCAAAGATGGTACTTAACCCCTCTAGTGCCATACATTTAAGTACTGATCACATAACCCCTTCCCTGGTGCCAAGACGGacactggtcctttaaccctttGTGTCCCAAATTCTACCATTACCTTCCCCTGGACCTTTAACACCTCCTGTGCCTAACAGTCATCCCCTTAACCCTGATGTGCCTAACAAATTCTGCCATTAACCCTCTAGCTGCcaacaatacagcatttctactgTTACATTTCTCCTGGCATCAACAGatgtgctgtccctttaacccCTCCCCAGCTGACCAACAAAGCACAACTTAAGGGGACAGGCAATTAATCTGTGGGCAGGGAAAGAGT
Coding sequences:
- the kdm6b.S gene encoding lysine-specific demethylase 6B isoform X2 yields the protein MYRPQDQFGSRFPRDPFISGVNPTWSPPHPRPWTPVGRCSSNMNQSPLPPYLPSSHVTNHPSKAYYPISSPPGPRIGKLERLHSCVQTLLRDEQQPPVWEQLGHMYESEQDWEEAIRCYQSAARYHGGYELGAHISRLQQAHMWNMHATPHHRPKSLPPLQQVWDLMQHEQKRHFVAKRCPPQLKRPVPPSDPTTLQLSPHNPHGGEEQPMKRRRSRSPDQESRTPHTSPYPPYCPPRPLPNPPPLHQQPRPPSDLSEARGQRSAEVIPPAPPPLHVPYDQRRPRVTPPNTLRNDLASSSDRYQNSADSPSRICLPLVEQLDPPQTICQRQLPAVTRPPPPPLQQGWLHPTAKEEMKKGDPLEEILFGDGPTKVKQEGYYPSCDTQREGNVYKHQTQGITTSKATSEAYQPGSLDHVLQKVDESGLIAPKKEIEQDVRKHLLIPELDVGGKQSSHGLSRAEGSFSGGKGSPESEDKSFCPSLASHHKDTSGSLPVPDSVALPAKPMPILTRRPLSPNAAFSERTVVCGQGKEQPTGCNQLFEFPGGQLHEPFEEAAEFAKILPDGLDDIMKMLDESIEKEEEGVGHSSGKDDRSSTTSSSSPPAETMPASHLVSSNQTTVVKNPLPNAKTAEVRPSEMFPYHGPKKPMLEQEGSKEAAQHRGNSVLKSLANVLEGQKYCYRGGSGVKSTGNPTYFTGAMVSKRNVDPYATQTTSHLAWDTKPRTKVGAVPTSEAQGITEKRTGVRTETDILEDIARACETLVGGTKGFVSSRMEDEREVEPKKSEGIVVDRKPDLQRGVEKSDGHWGIIIQEGPVKQKVDFQRRSDTQKEAVEKKPESEAPLGTSQQELEKKLGADKSRVPIERKPETLQETDVQKGVAELKQETSFGKFRHKVVERMDVALERESRKSLKAAEKKCPPLTADSPTAKEESSNLQGVNVKEAVKVEGTTKRLEGVNDRESPKKNTEPLTQGGLNRNMPAEVAKVNADNKDTKSTEEAPVPAMEAGDDGTRVREAENPIERLTISLSVPARRKEESRRKERKHRKSRRDRSKKATECRSLKDKERQVLGNLDLQSQCRDTTNSTLKQGSRKSDTSRRSCEEAHHHQPTPPTAPTSTPPPTSHGTANSDLLKMRPFIEGPPKELKIRLIKVESGDRETFIASEVEERRLQASELTINNTAAEIVRATRNMVLKGKFKESYVLPSMSVKPPLGTEQNLPREKLKPPTPSIYLESKRDAFSPVLLQFCTDPKNPITVIRGLAGSLRLNLGLFSTKTLVDANGEHTVEVRTQVQQPSNENWDSSGTRQIWHCESSRSHTTIAKYAQYQASSFQESLQEDKESDDDSNEPDSTTENPPPSTNQEHKTPQIIKFGTNIDLSDPKRWKPQLQELQKLPSFMRVTSNSNMLSHVGHTILGMNTVQLYMKVPGSRTPGHQENNNFCSVNINIGPGDCEWFAVHENYWEKISAFCDKHNLDYLTGSWWPVLEDLYHADIPVYRFVQRPGDLVWINAGTVHWVQATGWCNNIAWNVGPLTPYQYQLALERFEWNEVKNVKSIVPMIHVSWNVARTVKISDPDLYGMIKHCLMQSMKRCVLQRDSLNRSGKKIAYQSRVKDEPAYYCNECDVEVFNILFVTSESGGKNTYLVHCESCARTANNNNVVILEQFKSEELMQIYDNFHLAPPPNIR
- the kdm6b.S gene encoding lysine-specific demethylase 6B isoform X1 yields the protein MYRPQDQFGSRFPRDPFISGVNPTWSPPHPRPWTPVGRCSSNMNQSPLPPYLPSSHVTNHPSKAYYPISSPPGPRIGKLERLHSCVQTLLRDEQQPPVWEQLGHMYESEQDWEEAIRCYQSAARYHGGYELGAHISRLQQAHMWNMHATPHHRPKSLPPLQQVWDLMQHEQKRHFVAKRCPPQLKRPVPPSDPTTLQLSPHNPHGGEEQPMKRRRSRSPDQQRRGNLGLHSPPASGASGSLYHQAPVKPNVWNPLTHVSWAEHRERQESRTPHTSPYPPYCPPRPLPNPPPLHQQPRPPSDLSEARGQRSAEVIPPAPPPLHVPYDQRRPRVTPPNTLRNDLASSSDRYQNSADSPSRICLPLVEQLDPPQTICQRQLPAVTRPPPPPLQQGWLHPTAKEEMKKGDPLEEILFGDGPTKVKQEGYYPSCDTQREGNVYKHQTQGITTSKATSEAYQPGSLDHVLQKVDESGLIAPKKEIEQDVRKHLLIPELDVGGKQSSHGLSRAEGSFSGGKGSPESEDKSFCPSLASHHKDTSGSLPVPDSVALPAKPMPILTRRPLSPNAAFSERTVVCGQGKEQPTGCNQLFEFPGGQLHEPFEEAAEFAKILPDGLDDIMKMLDESIEKEEEGVGHSSGKDDRSSTTSSSSPPAETMPASHLVSSNQTTVVKNPLPNAKTAEVRPSEMFPYHGPKKPMLEQEGSKEAAQHRGNSVLKSLANVLEGQKYCYRGGSGVKSTGNPTYFTGAMVSKRNVDPYATQTTSHLAWDTKPRTKVGAVPTSEAQGITEKRTGVRTETDILEDIARACETLVGGTKGFVSSRMEDEREVEPKKSEGIVVDRKPDLQRGVEKSDGHWGIIIQEGPVKQKVDFQRRSDTQKEAVEKKPESEAPLGTSQQELEKKLGADKSRVPIERKPETLQETDVQKGVAELKQETSFGKFRHKVVERMDVALERESRKSLKAAEKKCPPLTADSPTAKEESSNLQGVNVKEAVKVEGTTKRLEGVNDRESPKKNTEPLTQGGLNRNMPAEVAKVNADNKDTKSTEEAPVPAMEAGDDGTRVREAENPIERLTISLSVPARRKEESRRKERKHRKSRRDRSKKATECRSLKDKERQVLGNLDLQSQCRDTTNSTLKQGSRKSDTSRRSCEEAHHHQPTPPTAPTSTPPPTSHGTANSDLLKMRPFIEGPPKELKIRLIKVESGDRETFIASEVEERRLQASELTINNTAAEIVRATRNMVLKGKFKESYVLPSMSVKPPLGTEQNLPREKLKPPTPSIYLESKRDAFSPVLLQFCTDPKNPITVIRGLAGSLRLNLGLFSTKTLVDANGEHTVEVRTQVQQPSNENWDSSGTRQIWHCESSRSHTTIAKYAQYQASSFQESLQEDKESDDDSNEPDSTTENPPPSTNQEHKTPQIIKFGTNIDLSDPKRWKPQLQELQKLPSFMRVTSNSNMLSHVGHTILGMNTVQLYMKVPGSRTPGHQENNNFCSVNINIGPGDCEWFAVHENYWEKISAFCDKHNLDYLTGSWWPVLEDLYHADIPVYRFVQRPGDLVWINAGTVHWVQATGWCNNIAWNVGPLTPYQYQLALERFEWNEVKNVKSIVPMIHVSWNVARTVKISDPDLYGMIKHCLMQSMKRCVLQRDSLNRSGKKIAYQSRVKDEPAYYCNECDVEVFNILFVTSESGGKNTYLVHCESCARTANNNNVVILEQFKSEELMQIYDNFHLAPPPNIR